The Elusimicrobiota bacterium genome has a segment encoding these proteins:
- the radC gene encoding DNA repair protein RadC, with protein MPMVERPRERLSLIGPEGLKDEELLAILLRTGYRGHSVLDVARTLLSAYPLADLLQIPFQSLRRLRGIGESRAATLVAASELVRRAHPSEPAALPLLRSVNDVAAQAIEIRNLKKEHLLAFFLNARHQMIGKEVISIGTLTASLAHPREIFAPAIGKAAAGVILVHNHPSGDPSPSDEDIRLTKRIAQAGQIMGIELLDHLIVSESGCYSFKTSGGLTRT; from the coding sequence ATGCCGATGGTTGAAAGACCAAGGGAGCGCTTGTCCTTGATCGGGCCGGAAGGCTTGAAAGACGAGGAGCTCCTGGCCATTTTGTTGCGGACCGGGTACCGGGGTCACAGCGTTTTGGACGTGGCGCGGACCCTGCTGTCCGCGTATCCCTTGGCCGATCTGTTGCAGATACCTTTCCAATCGCTTCGCCGGTTGCGCGGCATCGGCGAAAGCCGGGCGGCCACGCTGGTGGCCGCCTCCGAATTAGTACGGCGGGCGCACCCTTCAGAACCAGCCGCTTTGCCACTCCTTCGTTCGGTCAATGATGTAGCGGCCCAGGCTATCGAAATCAGGAATCTGAAAAAGGAGCACCTCTTGGCTTTCTTCCTCAACGCCCGTCATCAGATGATCGGCAAAGAGGTCATTTCTATCGGGACGCTGACCGCTTCTTTGGCGCATCCCCGTGAGATCTTTGCCCCCGCCATCGGCAAAGCCGCCGCCGGCGTGATTCTTGTCCATAACCACCCCTCCGGCGATCCCTCCCCCAGCGACGAGGACATCCGCCTCACCAAACGCATCGCCCAAGCGGGCCAGATTATGGGGATTGAGCTTCTAGACCACCTCATTGTTTCGGAGAGTGGATGTTACAGCTTTAAGACTTCCGGAGGTTTGACAAGAACGTAG
- a CDS encoding acylphosphatase, giving the protein MAGRQTRRCSSSQMAHSRSKNKDIASSSLAAVHLYIRGRVQGIGYRYYAEQTATSLCLSGWVRNLLNGDVEAEAEGPRPVIEQWIIQLREGPPLARIDHIQEDWHAPSNLCGNFTIRS; this is encoded by the coding sequence ATGGCTGGGCGTCAAACCAGACGCTGCTCAAGCTCGCAAATGGCGCATTCGCGCTCAAAAAATAAAGACATAGCATCCTCTTCTCTGGCTGCGGTTCACCTGTATATCAGGGGCCGTGTTCAAGGCATTGGATATCGTTATTACGCCGAGCAAACAGCGACCTCCCTTTGCTTGTCCGGGTGGGTAAGAAACCTTCTCAATGGAGATGTTGAAGCCGAAGCCGAAGGCCCCCGGCCGGTGATTGAACAATGGATTATTCAGTTACGCGAAGGGCCGCCACTCGCAAGGATTGACCATATTCAAGAGGATTGGCACGCCCCATCCAATCTATGCGGGAATTTCACAATACGTTCATAA
- a CDS encoding PorV/PorQ family protein, with protein sequence MKKRTLVPGQKALRALRKSTVLLSLLSLWSLPAAASSGTEGASFLDIPVGAEPAAMGSAYSALATNAYAPVWNPGGLGFLANNEMAGQHLSYLGSIHYEYLSFVHPFDDRRGSLTHRGIGVSAQYLGSGDMVRTEIDPNNQPLDNGVFSSHYASYNVSYGQTVNEKIALGLTGKWINAKIDEVSANAYAADLGVLYHASDKLSLASTLTNMGSKLKFLEEGDSLPLAFHLGAAFQPNTQWQVTMEGVYRRAGPTSFHAGGQWRPIETVSLRVGYKTDTLKGLSAVAGLTTGIGIHVWGQELAYAWSPYGELGNAQYVSLLIRFGEREQARRNLIQYQTIKKQRIVKNEDAREVEPEYQQLMELLSDHEHVAQTNPSQLLPAFNQ encoded by the coding sequence ATGAAAAAACGAACCCTTGTCCCCGGTCAAAAAGCCTTGAGAGCGCTTCGCAAGAGCACCGTGCTCCTAAGCCTTCTCTCGCTATGGTCTCTGCCGGCAGCTGCTTCTTCCGGGACAGAAGGCGCTTCCTTCCTGGATATTCCGGTGGGAGCAGAACCCGCTGCGATGGGATCCGCTTATAGCGCCTTAGCAACCAATGCGTATGCGCCGGTCTGGAACCCGGGCGGACTTGGATTCCTGGCGAACAACGAGATGGCTGGCCAGCATCTGTCCTATCTAGGATCCATCCATTATGAGTATTTAAGCTTTGTGCATCCTTTTGATGATCGCCGCGGGTCCCTCACGCATCGCGGGATCGGTGTTTCGGCCCAGTATTTAGGGTCGGGCGACATGGTCCGGACAGAAATCGACCCCAACAACCAACCGTTGGATAACGGAGTGTTCTCCAGCCACTATGCTTCCTATAACGTTTCCTATGGGCAAACCGTGAATGAGAAGATCGCTCTCGGCCTGACCGGGAAGTGGATCAACGCTAAAATTGATGAGGTCAGCGCAAATGCCTATGCCGCTGATCTGGGGGTTCTCTACCACGCCAGCGACAAGCTCAGCCTGGCGTCCACGCTCACGAATATGGGATCCAAGTTAAAATTCCTTGAAGAGGGGGATTCTCTTCCTCTCGCGTTTCATCTCGGAGCCGCTTTTCAGCCAAACACGCAATGGCAGGTGACGATGGAAGGTGTTTATCGCAGAGCCGGTCCGACCAGTTTTCATGCAGGGGGTCAGTGGCGTCCGATCGAGACGGTCTCTCTGCGGGTGGGTTATAAAACGGACACGCTCAAGGGGTTAAGCGCCGTGGCTGGTTTGACCACCGGGATCGGGATTCACGTGTGGGGACAGGAACTGGCGTATGCGTGGTCGCCTTACGGCGAACTTGGAAATGCGCAGTATGTGTCCCTGTTAATCCGCTTCGGCGAACGCGAACAAGCCCGGCGGAATCTCATCCAGTACCAAACGATCAAGAAACAGCGCATCGTCAAAAACGAAGACGCCCGTGAAGTTGAACCGGAATACCAGCAGCTCATGGAACTGCTCTCCGATCACGAGCACGTGGCCCAGACCAATCCAAGCCAGCTTTTGCCCGCCTTCAACCAGTAA
- a CDS encoding response regulator codes for MTMEPNRPARILCIDDEPIVRETIERALSTNYKVLALPSGEKLSDTLEPFKPDLIILDVRMPQEDGWQLCRRLRQEKQLDAIPIIFLSALSEEADRLRGFMSGGDFYLPKPLDIRELARIIDVFLGRKHRYPEEPS; via the coding sequence ATGACGATGGAACCCAACCGGCCGGCGCGAATCCTGTGCATCGATGATGAACCCATTGTGCGCGAAACCATTGAGCGTGCGCTTTCCACCAATTATAAGGTCCTGGCCCTGCCGTCCGGTGAGAAGCTGTCGGACACCCTGGAACCTTTTAAGCCTGATCTGATTATTCTGGATGTTCGAATGCCACAGGAAGATGGTTGGCAGCTGTGTCGCCGGCTGCGGCAGGAAAAGCAATTAGACGCCATTCCGATTATATTTTTGAGCGCACTTTCCGAGGAAGCCGACCGGCTGAGAGGGTTTATGTCCGGGGGCGACTTTTATCTCCCCAAACCGTTAGATATCCGGGAACTGGCGCGGATCATCGACGTCTTTCTTGGACGAAAACACCGTTATCCAGAGGAACCTTCATGA
- a CDS encoding DUF2892 domain-containing protein yields MTLEHRIRLIAGILILLSLALVHWVNPNWLWFTAFVGVNLIQSSITKWCLMEDLLKKAGLSGPMRN; encoded by the coding sequence ATGACACTCGAACATCGCATCCGTCTGATCGCTGGAATTCTTATCCTACTGAGTCTCGCGCTCGTCCATTGGGTCAACCCAAACTGGCTCTGGTTCACCGCCTTTGTCGGGGTGAATCTGATTCAATCCTCGATAACCAAGTGGTGCCTGATGGAGGACCTACTGAAAAAGGCGGGGCTTTCCGGCCCCATGAGGAATTAG
- a CDS encoding ATP-binding protein, with protein MKLQTKFLLTCGLIALFICTSLVYVVRIDIHRIWLEQHSCWTAQSLPAETIHHDDRLGNWNRMEHRLSWHIASFIFFFGALGFGGAALFIQKLFSPIRQLTAAAAQVHENTPLAGIPAASQDELSRLAGTFNQMSRSLAETTVYKNYMSRILSNLVDPLIVMGPDTTIRMINPAVSQILGYSETDLVGRPLSLLCPEDENRLILAEQGDRLRQGSVHNLEVSMQAKSGQRVPVLFSSSVMKEANQDVSAIIVVAKDMTERKKLERQLLQTGKLAAVGQLAGGVAHEINNPLSVILGFAQTMLSLMAPGHAHEKPLRSIEREALRCKELVQGLLTFSRAAKVDRETMNLNDAVEGALSLVTAQARMGHVEIKKELSDPLPPVFGNPNQVQQVVINLANNALDAMGTQGTLTIRTDLMKAGTSSWVCLYVTDTGSGIPKEILSHIFEPFLTTKPLGKGTGLGLSLVHQIVQKHAGTIEVTSRPGHTQFCVKFPVRALAVTPLQK; from the coding sequence ATGAAACTACAGACAAAATTTCTTCTGACATGCGGGCTGATCGCCTTGTTTATCTGTACTTCTTTGGTTTATGTCGTCAGGATTGATATCCATCGGATTTGGCTTGAGCAGCATTCCTGTTGGACGGCTCAGTCTCTGCCTGCGGAAACGATCCATCACGATGATCGTTTGGGCAATTGGAATCGGATGGAACATCGGTTATCCTGGCACATCGCAAGCTTCATTTTCTTCTTCGGAGCCCTTGGATTTGGAGGGGCGGCCCTTTTTATCCAAAAACTTTTTTCCCCGATTCGCCAGTTAACCGCGGCGGCCGCACAAGTTCATGAGAACACCCCTTTGGCCGGGATCCCGGCCGCGTCACAAGACGAGTTAAGCCGGTTGGCCGGCACGTTCAATCAGATGAGCCGGTCATTGGCCGAGACCACCGTCTATAAAAACTATATGTCCCGAATATTGTCGAACCTCGTCGACCCTCTGATCGTCATGGGACCCGATACAACCATCCGGATGATTAATCCGGCGGTGAGCCAGATTCTGGGTTATTCGGAAACGGATCTGGTTGGGCGGCCTTTGTCTCTTCTGTGCCCGGAAGATGAAAACCGGCTCATTCTGGCCGAACAAGGGGATCGGCTGCGTCAGGGCTCGGTTCATAATCTGGAAGTATCCATGCAGGCCAAAAGCGGGCAGCGCGTACCGGTTCTTTTTTCCAGTTCCGTGATGAAGGAGGCCAATCAGGACGTTTCCGCGATTATCGTCGTGGCCAAAGACATGACGGAAAGGAAAAAGCTCGAACGGCAGCTTCTGCAGACCGGGAAACTCGCCGCGGTGGGGCAGCTGGCCGGAGGGGTGGCCCATGAGATTAACAATCCGCTCAGCGTCATTCTTGGATTTGCCCAGACCATGCTCAGTCTGATGGCCCCCGGGCATGCGCATGAAAAGCCCCTGCGATCCATCGAACGGGAGGCGCTGCGCTGCAAAGAACTGGTTCAGGGGCTGCTCACCTTTTCCCGCGCCGCGAAGGTTGACCGGGAGACGATGAATCTCAATGACGCGGTCGAAGGAGCCTTGTCTTTAGTAACGGCCCAGGCGCGCATGGGCCATGTTGAGATTAAAAAAGAATTATCAGATCCTCTGCCTCCCGTCTTTGGAAATCCGAACCAGGTTCAGCAGGTTGTTATTAATCTGGCCAATAATGCGCTGGATGCCATGGGCACGCAGGGGACCTTGACCATTCGAACGGATTTGATGAAGGCAGGGACGTCGTCCTGGGTTTGTCTTTACGTCACCGACACGGGAAGCGGTATCCCCAAGGAGATTCTCTCTCATATCTTTGAGCCGTTTCTGACGACAAAACCCCTTGGAAAAGGGACGGGCCTGGGTTTAAGCCTGGTTCATCAGATTGTTCAAAAACATGCCGGGACCATAGAGGTGACCAGCCGTCCGGGACACACGCAGTTCTGCGTCAAATTCCCCGTAAGGGCTCTGGCCGTAACCCCTCTTCAAAAGTGA
- a CDS encoding flavodoxin family protein — protein MKVVAFNGSPRENGNTMRLIRRTLEELEREGIRTEVVQVGGSSIHGCRACYRCKKNKDQRCSHDDDIANACIVKMIEADGILLGSPTYFADLSPEMKALIDRAGFVARMNGDFLKRKVGAAIVAVRRAGAVHAFDSINHFFTISQMIIPGSSYWNVGIGQEPGSVERDEEGLLTMKILGQNMAWLLKKIGPSEKP, from the coding sequence ATGAAAGTAGTCGCATTTAACGGGAGCCCGCGGGAGAATGGTAATACGATGCGCCTCATCAGGAGGACACTGGAAGAACTCGAACGCGAAGGCATCCGGACGGAAGTCGTGCAGGTGGGCGGGAGTTCTATCCACGGATGCCGGGCGTGCTACCGTTGCAAGAAGAACAAGGACCAGCGCTGCTCCCATGACGATGATATAGCCAATGCCTGCATCGTCAAAATGATCGAGGCGGATGGCATTTTATTGGGATCTCCAACGTATTTCGCCGATCTTTCACCGGAAATGAAGGCGTTGATTGACCGGGCCGGCTTTGTGGCGCGGATGAATGGCGACTTTCTCAAGCGTAAAGTCGGCGCCGCGATCGTGGCGGTCCGGCGAGCCGGAGCGGTGCATGCGTTCGATTCGATCAATCATTTCTTTACCATCAGCCAGATGATCATTCCTGGCTCGAGCTACTGGAATGTCGGGATTGGGCAGGAGCCCGGAAGCGTTGAACGCGACGAAGAGGGACTCCTCACCATGAAAATACTGGGTCAGAACATGGCTTGGCTGCTGAAAAAAATCGGGCCATCGGAAAAACCGTAG
- a CDS encoding response regulator: MKTTLHKRILVIDDDLVVRRLLTAALSPTYDVITLPSGENAGLLFENIEPDLVILDIRLPVISGYDIARSIRRRPSGQNTPLMFLSGHFKEVPLIHEMEATRTCHMAKPFDVSELRHRVATLVQS, translated from the coding sequence ATGAAAACAACCCTTCATAAACGAATTCTAGTGATCGATGATGACCTGGTCGTTCGGCGCCTCTTAACCGCGGCTCTGTCGCCCACATATGATGTGATCACCCTGCCTTCCGGAGAAAACGCTGGGCTTTTATTTGAAAACATCGAACCGGACCTGGTGATTCTGGACATCCGGCTTCCGGTCATCAGCGGTTATGACATCGCCCGCAGCATTCGCCGCCGGCCTTCCGGTCAAAACACACCCTTGATGTTCCTCAGCGGCCATTTCAAAGAGGTCCCCCTGATCCATGAAATGGAAGCCACCCGAACCTGCCACATGGCGAAGCCCTTCGATGTCAGCGAACTTCGCCACCGGGTCGCTACGCTAGTTCAGTCCTGA
- a CDS encoding tetratricopeptide repeat protein: MVLLMSPQILGHRLFPLLLIGTVFFVTVSPVYSEPAGGTDALSAYTRGDYKTAMKLLRPMAEEGNSYAQFTIGKMYAFGEGVPRDPAKAFPYFKTAAEQGLAIAQYHLGKYYFDGNGAGKDPAQAAVWFQKAAQQGDSDSQFLLGTQLLEGNGVARDPAQASAWFEKAAEQGNPGAQFQLGTLYKEGTKISRDPARAVSWLRKAADQGNVQALDDLGRMTLAGEGVPKDPSAAATLIQRAAEGGLAAAQNSLGEFYEEGIGVPKDEEQAVLWYYKAAQQGNGKAELHLARHLQSGKGIQRNPAQAFQWYQKAAAQGESEAQYMTAVFLQAKSPEQALPWLQKAALQGDAKAQYQLAQVYQQGRGTAKDPARAFLWYKRAAEKGIPEAQYNLAVLYSMGDGTSKDAFLAAQWYRKAAENGIPEAQYNLAVMYATGEGVSKDPAQAMIWYRKAAEKGIAEAQLYIGAMLANGTNTTKDPAQAAQWFQRAAEQGNVEAQYYFGVLLMNGEGIAKSPVHGAEWIKKAAEQGNVDAQVHLASLYVDGLGVPKNPGQAAQWYRKAAEQGHLQAQLQMAALYENGFGVPKDMRTMETWLKKAAERGSADAQIKLGVMYYLGQGVPKDPAQTAHWYQLAAAQGQQDAQYRLGLMYETGMGVPADTRKAAQWYTKAAEQGLSAAQLSLGQLYARGEGVKKSNRLAREWITRAAEGGNKKAMELLSQTYEQGWLGVKPDAAQARKWRIRAQKIKT; this comes from the coding sequence ATGGTCCTTTTAATGTCTCCGCAGATTCTTGGGCATCGGCTTTTTCCCCTGCTTTTGATCGGCACGGTATTTTTTGTGACGGTTTCTCCCGTCTATTCGGAACCGGCTGGAGGGACAGACGCGTTAAGCGCCTATACCCGTGGCGATTACAAAACAGCCATGAAACTGCTTCGCCCGATGGCGGAGGAGGGGAATTCCTATGCGCAATTTACCATCGGGAAGATGTATGCCTTCGGGGAAGGGGTCCCGCGTGATCCGGCGAAGGCCTTTCCCTATTTCAAAACGGCAGCGGAACAAGGTCTGGCGATTGCTCAATACCATCTGGGAAAATACTATTTCGATGGGAATGGAGCCGGGAAGGACCCGGCGCAAGCGGCGGTCTGGTTCCAGAAAGCCGCTCAGCAGGGGGATTCCGATTCGCAATTTCTTCTCGGCACACAGTTGCTGGAGGGGAACGGCGTAGCCCGGGACCCCGCCCAGGCCAGCGCCTGGTTTGAAAAAGCCGCCGAGCAAGGAAACCCTGGCGCTCAATTTCAATTGGGAACCCTGTATAAAGAAGGAACAAAAATTTCGCGCGATCCAGCGAGGGCCGTGTCTTGGCTTCGTAAGGCGGCCGATCAAGGGAATGTTCAAGCCCTTGATGATCTGGGACGCATGACACTGGCCGGGGAAGGCGTTCCGAAAGATCCTTCCGCCGCCGCTACGTTGATCCAGCGCGCCGCCGAAGGCGGGTTGGCCGCTGCCCAAAACAGTCTAGGCGAGTTTTACGAAGAAGGGATAGGTGTTCCCAAAGATGAGGAACAGGCGGTTTTATGGTATTACAAAGCCGCTCAGCAGGGGAATGGTAAGGCGGAGCTTCATCTGGCTCGCCATCTCCAGTCCGGGAAAGGCATTCAGCGTAACCCCGCGCAAGCTTTCCAGTGGTATCAAAAGGCCGCCGCTCAAGGCGAATCAGAAGCGCAGTATATGACCGCTGTTTTTTTACAGGCAAAATCTCCCGAACAAGCTCTTCCGTGGCTGCAGAAAGCGGCTCTCCAGGGAGACGCGAAGGCCCAATACCAGCTGGCACAGGTTTATCAGCAAGGCCGTGGGACGGCCAAGGATCCGGCTCGGGCCTTTCTCTGGTACAAGCGGGCTGCTGAAAAAGGTATTCCGGAAGCTCAATACAACTTGGCCGTCTTGTATTCCATGGGCGATGGAACAAGCAAAGATGCGTTTCTGGCGGCTCAATGGTACCGCAAGGCCGCTGAAAACGGAATTCCTGAAGCACAATACAATCTGGCTGTCATGTATGCCACGGGTGAAGGCGTTTCGAAAGATCCGGCCCAGGCGATGATCTGGTATCGCAAAGCTGCAGAAAAAGGAATTGCCGAAGCCCAGTTGTATATAGGAGCCATGTTGGCAAATGGAACCAACACCACGAAAGACCCCGCTCAGGCTGCTCAATGGTTCCAGAGAGCCGCGGAACAGGGCAACGTAGAAGCGCAGTATTATTTTGGGGTACTTTTAATGAATGGGGAGGGCATCGCGAAAAGCCCGGTCCATGGAGCGGAGTGGATCAAAAAAGCAGCAGAACAAGGAAATGTCGATGCCCAGGTGCATTTGGCGTCCCTGTATGTCGATGGCTTAGGTGTCCCGAAAAACCCGGGTCAGGCGGCCCAATGGTACCGCAAGGCCGCTGAGCAGGGTCATCTGCAAGCGCAACTCCAGATGGCGGCTCTTTACGAGAACGGTTTTGGTGTTCCGAAGGACATGCGCACTATGGAAACCTGGCTGAAAAAGGCCGCCGAGCGAGGCAGTGCGGATGCTCAAATTAAACTGGGGGTCATGTACTATCTCGGGCAGGGGGTTCCTAAAGATCCCGCCCAAACCGCCCATTGGTATCAACTCGCGGCCGCACAAGGTCAGCAGGATGCTCAATATCGCCTGGGTTTGATGTATGAGACCGGGATGGGGGTTCCCGCCGATACCCGAAAAGCCGCTCAGTGGTATACCAAAGCTGCCGAACAGGGGTTGTCCGCCGCTCAGCTGAGTTTAGGCCAATTGTATGCCCGTGGCGAAGGGGTCAAGAAAAGCAACCGTCTGGCGCGGGAATGGATCACTCGGGCCGCAGAGGGCGGGAATAAAAAAGCCATGGAACTCCTTTCACAAACCTACGAACAAGGATGGCTGGGCGTCAAACCAGACGCTGCTCAAGCTCGCAAATGGCGCATTCGCGCTCAAAAAATAAAGACATAG
- a CDS encoding zf-HC2 domain-containing protein, with translation MANDHIKSDISLYLTGSLSESRRRDVDAHLASCEKCRHAVSKARSKQARINREVLKKASPDRVPNLLLTRLGKEAGFDRRPPRLPWGWIGLSLLAVVIIFAVSRHESRRSAGTTGSPGSKPAVSTSTVQQVSPALDVAPSSVAAAALSVPKSAPRSEPVSGENAQQWAGAESAIKESRKVVLRGRSAWRALWVEMGHSEESAPRVNFNEWIIIGVFVGEVTRSTQIILSTPKEEDDHIVVTYRLAPNPSVSSGSTAHPYLLKTIPQSSKPVRLIPIS, from the coding sequence ATGGCTAACGACCACATTAAATCCGATATTAGTCTTTATCTCACCGGATCGCTTTCCGAAAGCCGGCGACGTGACGTGGATGCTCATCTCGCCTCCTGCGAAAAATGCCGGCATGCTGTTTCCAAAGCCCGAAGCAAACAAGCCCGGATCAACCGAGAGGTTCTGAAGAAAGCTTCTCCGGATCGTGTCCCGAACCTGCTCTTGACCCGGTTAGGGAAAGAGGCCGGGTTCGATCGACGGCCCCCCCGTCTCCCGTGGGGCTGGATAGGCCTGTCGCTTCTGGCCGTTGTAATTATTTTCGCTGTCAGCCGCCATGAATCACGCCGGTCCGCGGGAACGACGGGTTCTCCGGGCAGCAAGCCAGCGGTCAGTACATCGACCGTGCAGCAAGTGTCTCCTGCCCTGGACGTGGCTCCGTCGTCCGTTGCGGCCGCGGCATTGAGCGTGCCGAAAAGTGCCCCGCGCTCCGAACCCGTATCCGGAGAGAATGCTCAGCAATGGGCCGGCGCAGAGAGCGCGATTAAAGAGAGTCGTAAAGTTGTTCTTCGCGGACGATCCGCCTGGCGTGCCCTTTGGGTGGAAATGGGGCATTCAGAAGAATCGGCACCCCGCGTCAATTTCAACGAATGGATCATCATCGGAGTTTTTGTCGGCGAGGTGACCAGGAGCACCCAAATCATCCTTTCCACTCCGAAGGAAGAAGACGACCATATCGTTGTGACGTATAGGCTCGCGCCGAATCCATCGGTTTCTTCCGGGTCGACGGCTCATCCCTATCTTCTCAAGACGATCCCGCAAAGTTCAAAACCAGTTCGTTTAATCCCAATCTCTTAG
- the tal gene encoding transaldolase, with amino-acid sequence MNPLRQLETQGQSVWLDFITRRFIAQGQLEKLIHEDGITGVTSNPTIFQKAISGSQDYDAAITLLRQKGKDAPAIFEALAVEDVRRACDVFRPVYEQTAGGDGYVSLEVNPHLARDAQGTLEEARRLFERVNRPNVMIKIPGTRESLPAIEQALGEGLNVNVTLIFSLKRYEEVLTAWLSGMERWSKKGKSLRSVASVASFFISRVDTLVDGELGKKQGSDPLLGKAAIANACLAYEIFEKMKAGERFKALQAKGAGVQRPLWASTSTKNPHYRDVIYVEELIGRQTINTLPLPTIEAFRDHGIVKAALPGNPAESRNLLARLESAGLSMDSVTRQLEEEGLKLFTDSYDSLMKTLEQKKETLKTVLQ; translated from the coding sequence GTGAATCCATTGCGCCAACTTGAAACTCAGGGTCAGAGCGTCTGGCTTGATTTCATTACTCGTCGGTTTATCGCTCAGGGCCAATTGGAAAAACTCATCCATGAAGACGGCATCACCGGCGTCACGTCCAACCCCACCATTTTCCAGAAGGCGATTTCCGGCAGCCAGGACTATGACGCGGCCATCACCTTGTTGAGGCAAAAAGGCAAAGACGCCCCGGCCATTTTTGAAGCTTTAGCAGTGGAGGATGTCCGGCGGGCCTGCGATGTGTTCCGGCCGGTTTATGAACAGACAGCCGGCGGGGACGGGTATGTCTCCCTTGAGGTGAACCCGCATTTGGCCCGCGACGCGCAGGGAACGCTCGAAGAAGCGCGACGCTTGTTCGAGAGGGTGAATCGTCCGAATGTCATGATCAAAATTCCGGGGACACGCGAGAGCTTGCCGGCGATTGAGCAGGCGCTCGGCGAAGGCCTGAATGTGAACGTCACCCTTATTTTTTCCCTGAAACGTTATGAGGAAGTTCTTACGGCCTGGCTTTCCGGCATGGAACGCTGGTCGAAAAAAGGAAAATCCCTGCGGTCCGTTGCTTCCGTGGCCAGTTTTTTCATCAGCCGGGTAGATACGCTGGTCGATGGCGAGTTGGGGAAAAAACAGGGGAGTGACCCCCTGCTGGGGAAAGCCGCCATTGCCAACGCCTGTCTGGCCTATGAGATTTTCGAGAAAATGAAGGCGGGCGAGCGGTTTAAAGCCTTGCAGGCCAAAGGGGCCGGTGTTCAACGGCCTTTATGGGCTAGCACCAGTACCAAGAACCCCCATTATCGCGATGTGATTTATGTTGAAGAGTTGATTGGCCGGCAGACCATCAATACGCTTCCGCTCCCGACGATCGAGGCGTTTCGTGATCATGGGATCGTGAAAGCCGCTCTTCCCGGCAATCCCGCCGAATCCAGGAACCTCCTGGCCCGTTTGGAGTCGGCCGGGCTATCCATGGACTCCGTGACCCGGCAGTTAGAAGAGGAAGGGCTCAAACTCTTTACAGATTCCTATGATAGCTTGATGAAAACACTGGAACAAAAGAAAGAAACCCTGAAAACCGTCCTTCAATAA